A portion of the Bombina bombina isolate aBomBom1 chromosome 9, aBomBom1.pri, whole genome shotgun sequence genome contains these proteins:
- the LOC128639650 gene encoding trypsin-like, producing MKLFLLCVLLGAAAAFEDDDKIVGGYTCGKNALPYQVSLNSGYHFCGGSLINNLWVVSAAHCYKTSIQVRLGEHNIVTSEGTEQFINSAKVIRHASYNSRTLDNDIMLIKLASAATLNSYVKAVALPSGCAAAGTSCLISGWGNTLSSGTNYPDLLQCVSAPILTTAQCTGAYPGEITNNMICVGYLEGGKDSCQGDSGGPVVCNGQLQGIVSWGYGCALRNYPGVYTKVCNYVSWIQNTIAAN from the exons ATGAAGCTGTTTctgctctgtgtgctcctgggagcTGCTG CTGCATTTGAAGATGATGATAAGATTGTAGGAGGTTACACCTGCGGCAAGAACGCTCTCCCATATCAGGTGTCTCTGAACTCCGGTTACCATTTCTGTGGTGGGTCCCTGATTAACAACCTGTGGGTTGTGTCTGCTGCTCACTGCTACAAAAC AAGCATCCAGGTCAGACTGGGAGAGCACAACATTGTTACCAGTGAGGGCACAGAGCAGTTCATCAACTCTGCCAAGGTCATCAGACATGCCAGCTACAACTCCAGGACCCTGGACAATGACATCATGCTCATCAAGCTCGCCTCTGCCGCCACCCTGAACTCCTATGTGAAGGCTGTAGCTCTGCCCTCTGGATGTGCCGCAGCTGGCACCAGCTGTCTGATCTCTGGCTGGGGAAACACACTCAGCAGTGGCA CCAACTACCCAGATCTCCTGCAGTGCGTGAGCGCCCCCATCCTGACTACTGCCCAGTGTACCGGTGCCTACCCAGGAGAGATCACAAACAACATGATCTGTGTTGGATATCTAGAAGGTGGCAAGGATTCCTGCCAG GGTGACTCTGGCGGACCTGTGGTGTGTAACGGACAGCTGCAGGGTATTGTCTCATGGGGCTATGGCTGTGCTCTCAGGAACTATCCTGGTGTCTACACCAAAGTCTGCAACTACGTCTCCTGGATCCAGAACACCATCGCTGCCAACTAA